A region from the Geobacter benzoatilyticus genome encodes:
- a CDS encoding N-6 DNA methylase encodes MSDVVNKLWGFCHTLRHDGIDYGDYIEQLTYLLFLKMADERDIDLKHMSWNNEKGEKVTTDCSWPALESKAGTALLDHFSDVLRALSRQTGLLGDIFAQSTSRFSNPVNLKRIVALIDDEEWTSMEVDVKGAAFEGLLEKAASEGKKGAGQYFTPRVLIQSIVRVMRPDPRGKAEFRICDPACGTGGFLVCAYEWLVQESKGVFDRTDAKRIRTATYYGQDLVPRPRRLALMNLYLHGVEPHIYLGDTIYEPARGEDYDVVLTNPPFGTKGANQAPEREDFTIETSNKQLNFVQHVVNTLKPGGRAAMVLPDNCLFEGKAGEVFEILMQDCNLHTVLRLPRGTFTPYSQGVKANVIFFQKGFPTETVWIFDARSNVPGITKKDRPLTDKHFVEFEACYGKDPNGRSPRVDLGETGRFRSFSLEEIRELDYKLDITWLKDESLESGDERPEPQDLAAEAITELEAVVDDLREIVALLEREEGVEV; translated from the coding sequence ATGAGTGACGTTGTAAACAAACTTTGGGGATTCTGTCACACCCTTCGCCATGACGGTATCGACTATGGTGATTACATCGAGCAGTTGACCTATCTGCTCTTCCTCAAGATGGCCGATGAGCGGGATATCGACCTGAAGCATATGTCGTGGAATAACGAGAAGGGGGAAAAGGTCACCACCGACTGCAGTTGGCCGGCCTTGGAGTCCAAGGCGGGGACGGCTCTGCTTGACCACTTCAGCGACGTGCTCCGGGCGCTCTCCCGTCAGACCGGGCTCCTGGGGGATATCTTCGCCCAGTCCACCTCCCGCTTCAGTAACCCGGTCAACCTCAAGCGGATCGTGGCACTCATCGACGATGAGGAATGGACCTCCATGGAGGTGGACGTAAAGGGGGCTGCCTTTGAGGGCCTCCTGGAAAAGGCGGCCAGCGAAGGGAAGAAGGGGGCGGGGCAGTACTTCACCCCGCGAGTCCTCATCCAGTCAATCGTCAGGGTCATGCGTCCCGACCCTCGCGGTAAGGCTGAGTTCAGGATCTGCGACCCCGCCTGCGGCACCGGCGGCTTCCTGGTCTGCGCCTACGAGTGGCTGGTACAGGAGAGCAAGGGGGTATTCGACCGGACCGACGCCAAGCGCATCCGCACCGCCACCTACTACGGCCAGGACCTGGTCCCCCGGCCCCGCCGCCTTGCCCTCATGAACCTCTACCTGCATGGCGTCGAGCCCCATATCTACCTGGGAGACACCATCTACGAGCCTGCCCGCGGGGAGGATTACGACGTGGTGCTTACCAATCCTCCCTTCGGCACCAAGGGGGCCAACCAGGCTCCGGAGCGGGAAGACTTCACCATCGAGACCAGCAACAAGCAGCTCAACTTCGTCCAGCATGTGGTTAACACTCTCAAGCCCGGCGGCCGGGCCGCCATGGTGCTTCCCGACAACTGCCTCTTCGAGGGGAAGGCCGGCGAGGTGTTCGAAATCCTCATGCAGGACTGCAACCTGCATACGGTCCTGCGGCTTCCTCGGGGCACCTTCACTCCCTACAGCCAGGGAGTCAAGGCGAATGTGATTTTCTTCCAGAAGGGGTTTCCCACGGAAACCGTCTGGATCTTCGACGCCCGCTCCAACGTCCCCGGCATCACCAAGAAGGACCGTCCCCTGACAGACAAGCATTTTGTCGAGTTCGAGGCCTGCTACGGTAAGGACCCCAACGGCCGCTCCCCCCGCGTTGACCTGGGGGAAACGGGGCGTTTCCGCTCCTTTTCCCTCGAGGAGATCCGGGAGCTGGACTACAAGCTCGACATCACCTGGCTGAAGGATGAGTCCCTGGAGAGCGGCGACGAGCGTCCCGAGCCCCAGGATCTGGCCGCTGAGGCTATTACCGAGCTGGAGGCGGTGGTGGATGATCTGCGGGAGATCGTGGCGCTGCTTGAGCGGGAAGAGGGGGTGGAGGTTTGA
- a CDS encoding restriction endonuclease subunit S encodes MKVPIAELFEFKYGKGLPQEKRNHGEINVYGSNGVVGQHDDVVTHGPTIIIGRKGSVGEVHLSQQPCWPIDTTYFIDQFPAGLPPQYWALYLKSLCLGQQEKSSAIPGISREDIYKIKVPLPPLKEQRRIVAKLEELLVKVDVSQKRLEKIPLILKRFRQAVLAAACSGRLTTDWREENTDCVGANLVFAQKEGQSQGLPLQNGGEGEELPEGWEVTCVSKLASLITSGSRGWAQYYADSGSIFIRAQNINSDFLDLSDVAYVRLPDQTEGLRTKIQKDDLLITITGANVTKSARVSDHLGDAYVSQHVALVRLKDISLSPFLFLFIVSSAHGRAQLLDAAYGQGKPGLNLDNIRSVRVPLPPLPEQHEIVRCVEALFTLADQLEVRYQKAKAHVDRLTQSILAKAFRGELVPRDPADEPASVLLERIRAERAKSAPAPRSKVTPRPAQKTYTSKPEPLPLAAEPAVAYGPTIPDRILSAMQPGRDYSRADVTVASGITDAEWLWAIRQLKEEGRVRQTGERRGARYRRA; translated from the coding sequence GTGAAAGTTCCGATTGCCGAATTATTCGAGTTCAAGTACGGCAAAGGGCTCCCTCAAGAAAAGCGCAACCATGGAGAAATCAATGTTTATGGGTCTAATGGTGTTGTCGGTCAGCATGACGATGTTGTGACGCATGGGCCGACCATAATTATTGGGCGGAAGGGTTCTGTCGGTGAAGTTCATTTGAGCCAACAACCCTGCTGGCCGATCGATACCACTTATTTCATAGACCAATTCCCAGCTGGACTGCCACCGCAATATTGGGCACTTTATCTGAAGTCGCTTTGTCTTGGACAACAAGAAAAATCGTCTGCGATTCCAGGAATAAGCCGCGAAGATATATACAAAATTAAAGTTCCGCTTCCTCCCCTCAAGGAACAACGCCGCATCGTGGCCAAGCTGGAAGAACTGCTGGTAAAGGTGGACGTAAGCCAGAAGCGGCTGGAGAAGATTCCGCTTATCCTCAAGCGCTTCCGCCAGGCGGTGCTGGCCGCCGCCTGCTCCGGACGGCTGACGACGGATTGGCGGGAGGAGAACACGGACTGTGTAGGGGCGAACCTTGTGTTCGCCCAAAAAGAAGGGCAATCACAAGGATTGCCCCTACAAAACGGGGGTGAGGGGGAGGAGTTGCCGGAGGGGTGGGAGGTAACCTGTGTCAGCAAGCTTGCTTCATTGATCACAAGCGGCTCTCGTGGCTGGGCACAATACTATGCAGATTCCGGTTCGATTTTCATACGTGCCCAGAATATAAACTCCGATTTTCTCGATCTATCGGACGTAGCTTATGTCCGTTTGCCGGATCAGACCGAAGGGCTACGGACAAAAATTCAAAAGGACGATCTCCTTATTACAATTACGGGTGCAAATGTTACGAAATCAGCCCGGGTTTCCGATCATCTCGGTGACGCTTACGTTAGCCAGCATGTTGCTCTTGTTCGCCTGAAAGACATAAGTCTGAGTCCTTTCCTTTTTTTGTTCATTGTCAGCTCTGCACACGGTAGGGCGCAGTTGCTTGATGCTGCGTATGGGCAAGGCAAGCCGGGCCTCAATTTGGATAACATCCGAAGCGTCAGAGTTCCTCTCCCCCCTCTCCCCGAACAACACGAAATCGTCCGCTGCGTCGAAGCCCTCTTCACCCTGGCCGACCAGCTCGAAGTCCGCTACCAAAAAGCCAAGGCCCACGTGGACAGGCTTACCCAATCAATCCTCGCCAAGGCCTTCCGGGGCGAACTGGTGCCCCGGGACCCCGCCGATGAGCCGGCATCGGTGCTGCTGGAGCGGATACGGGCGGAGCGGGCGAAATCCGCACCGGCACCACGAAGCAAAGTAACACCCCGTCCGGCCCAAAAGACGTACACGTCGAAACCCGAGCCGCTCCCCCTGGCCGCAGAGCCCGCCGTCGCCTATGGCCCCACCATCCCCGACCGCATCCTCTCTGCCATGCAGCCGGGCCGCGACTACTCCCGCGCCGACGTTACCGTCGCCAGCGGCATTACGGATGCCGAATGGCTCTGGGCAATCCGGCAGCTGAAGGAAGAGGGGAGGGTGCGGCAAACCGGCGAACGGCGGGGAGCGCGGTACCGTCGCGCATAA
- a CDS encoding helix-turn-helix domain-containing protein gives MTNKLNIEKLSSQAEALGHNQSSLAKALGVSRETVSQWFKQEKYPRPDKLLKLARLLELTFSELVIKLPAPNEPVVAFRKKGAHKITPEYVEQARDMGRILETLVPYLPFDDLAQPATLRKPVNEYEYVHKAARRVREEVGVHEAEEIHFDKLIDFFGRLHAVLIPVLWEHKDKHENALHIHLPESLTTWIYLNLDCKLHDFKFWMSHELGHVLAPQLQGDDGEDFAEAFAGALLVPRELAEKEYARLSRLPVVGAQVNRIKEVAERLVISPVTVYMEINKFAAWSNQPALEFDIHGANANFNKSFKPVSEILFGTKEPSASRYVACAREYFNSPFFDILGTYLKTHRKSASFVQSILNIPFLDAQNVYEELCHAAK, from the coding sequence ATGACAAACAAACTCAACATCGAAAAGCTGTCGTCCCAGGCAGAAGCTCTGGGCCACAACCAATCCTCACTCGCAAAAGCTCTGGGCGTCTCCCGCGAAACCGTCTCCCAATGGTTCAAGCAGGAGAAGTACCCCCGCCCCGACAAGCTCCTCAAGCTGGCGCGGTTGCTCGAACTCACCTTTTCCGAACTGGTTATCAAGCTCCCGGCACCCAATGAGCCGGTCGTTGCCTTCCGGAAAAAGGGGGCTCACAAGATTACCCCGGAGTACGTGGAGCAGGCCAGGGATATGGGGCGCATCCTGGAAACGCTCGTTCCCTATCTTCCGTTTGACGACCTCGCCCAGCCGGCAACCCTCCGGAAGCCGGTCAACGAGTATGAGTACGTGCACAAGGCGGCTCGACGGGTGCGGGAAGAGGTCGGAGTGCATGAGGCGGAGGAAATCCATTTCGATAAACTGATCGACTTCTTCGGCAGGCTCCATGCGGTGCTGATCCCGGTGCTCTGGGAGCACAAGGACAAGCACGAAAACGCCCTCCATATCCATCTCCCCGAGTCACTTACCACCTGGATCTACCTCAACCTCGACTGTAAGCTGCACGACTTCAAGTTCTGGATGTCCCATGAACTGGGGCATGTGCTTGCCCCGCAGCTTCAGGGAGACGACGGAGAGGATTTTGCCGAGGCATTCGCCGGGGCGCTGTTGGTCCCCAGGGAACTTGCCGAAAAGGAGTATGCCCGGCTGTCACGATTGCCCGTTGTGGGAGCTCAGGTCAACCGTATCAAGGAGGTTGCCGAGCGCCTTGTGATTTCGCCGGTTACGGTTTACATGGAAATCAACAAGTTTGCTGCATGGAGCAATCAACCTGCTTTAGAGTTTGACATCCACGGGGCAAATGCCAACTTCAACAAATCGTTCAAGCCGGTAAGCGAGATTCTGTTCGGCACCAAGGAGCCTTCTGCTTCCCGTTATGTTGCCTGTGCCAGAGAGTATTTCAACAGCCCTTTCTTCGATATACTCGGAACGTACCTGAAAACACACCGCAAGTCGGCGAGCTTCGTTCAAAGCATCCTCAATATACCTTTCCTCGACGCCCAGAACGTATATGAGGAGCTTTGCCATGCCGCAAAGTAA
- a CDS encoding phosphoribosylaminoimidazolesuccinocarboxamide synthase translates to MANLVLKTDFPDLKLVARGKVRDIYDLGETLLIVTTDRISAFDVIMNEGIPDKGYVLTQISAFWFRQMEDIIPNHIISTEVKDFPAQCQKYAAELEGRSMLVKKAKPLPAECIVRGYISGSGWKDYKATGAICGIKLPAGLVESDKLEEPIFTPSSKAEIGTHDENITFDQMAELVGKDLAEKVRDVTIAIYKRARDIADAKGIIIADTKFEYGIYNGELIIIDECMTPDSSRFWAKDSYKPGGAQPSFDKQFLRDYLETLDWNKTAPAPPLPAEIVKKTGEKYMEALVRLTGKGK, encoded by the coding sequence ATGGCAAATCTGGTTCTCAAGACCGACTTCCCCGACCTGAAACTTGTGGCCCGCGGCAAGGTCCGGGACATCTACGACCTGGGCGAAACGCTGTTGATCGTCACCACCGACCGGATTTCCGCCTTTGACGTTATCATGAACGAGGGGATTCCTGACAAGGGCTACGTGCTGACCCAGATCTCAGCCTTCTGGTTCCGCCAGATGGAAGACATCATCCCGAACCATATCATCTCCACCGAAGTAAAGGACTTCCCGGCCCAGTGCCAGAAGTACGCAGCCGAACTGGAAGGGCGCTCAATGCTGGTAAAGAAGGCAAAGCCCCTCCCCGCGGAATGCATCGTGCGCGGCTACATCTCCGGCTCCGGCTGGAAGGACTACAAGGCAACCGGCGCCATCTGCGGAATCAAGCTCCCCGCAGGACTCGTGGAGTCGGACAAGCTTGAAGAGCCGATTTTCACTCCCTCCTCCAAGGCTGAGATCGGCACCCACGACGAAAACATCACCTTCGATCAGATGGCGGAACTGGTGGGCAAAGATCTGGCTGAAAAAGTCCGTGACGTCACCATCGCCATCTACAAACGGGCCAGGGACATCGCCGACGCCAAGGGTATCATCATTGCCGACACCAAGTTCGAGTACGGCATCTACAACGGCGAACTGATCATCATCGATGAGTGCATGACGCCGGACTCCTCCCGCTTCTGGGCCAAGGACAGCTACAAGCCCGGGGGGGCACAGCCTTCCTTCGACAAACAGTTCCTGCGGGACTACCTGGAGACCCTCGACTGGAACAAAACCGCCCCGGCACCGCCACTTCCCGCAGAGATCGTCAAGAAGACCGGCGAGAAGTACATGGAAGCCCTGGTGCGCCTCACGGGCAAAGGGAAGTAA
- a CDS encoding peptidylprolyl isomerase encodes MLGIMRKYKQSIVIKVVFGIIVLSFIGTIFLVWGRGDEGLTPSSYAIKIDRTKISYEDFQRSFYRLRDIYAQIYGPALTPEVEKQLNLKQQAIDSLIDATLMRNAAKDMGIKVSKDEVQKAIAAMPAFQANGAFNSDQYFQVLKANRIAPKEFEASQKDELMVKKAQDQIKARAQVTDEAARQFFKKKNDRINLRFAVFSPAEVQREIKLSDQELTDYLAKNQNAFKTQEQISISYVLADPAKVAGTVTVTEADIQSWYQKNIDRYQGKGGILPLAEVKEQVKADALRFHAGQKAYELAAASLNKNKAAGNLASVARELGSAVTETQLFTAQNPAPALAGEKDLLTRAFLLKPNELAGPVETSKGIYILKLKERKPADVPPLSQIRAKVEEKAKAAKALELARKKAEDAQAKLAKGDSAGLALKETGSFAFDAKGNIPVAGISPELMESAFALTPQAPSPKTPVKIGNSWIAYSLKERTELNAAAFPAEKEGIKRELLPVKQEEELKKWLRELRAKAKIEINPALQEQ; translated from the coding sequence ATGCTCGGCATTATGCGTAAGTACAAGCAGTCGATTGTCATCAAGGTGGTATTCGGCATCATCGTCCTCAGCTTCATCGGCACCATTTTCCTGGTTTGGGGAAGGGGTGATGAAGGGCTCACTCCGTCGAGCTATGCCATCAAGATCGACCGCACTAAAATCAGCTATGAGGATTTCCAGCGGAGTTTCTACCGTCTGCGTGACATATATGCACAAATTTACGGACCGGCCCTCACCCCGGAAGTGGAGAAACAGCTCAACCTGAAACAACAGGCCATTGACTCCCTGATCGATGCGACCCTCATGCGTAACGCCGCCAAGGACATGGGAATCAAAGTCTCGAAAGACGAGGTCCAGAAGGCAATAGCCGCCATGCCCGCCTTCCAGGCAAACGGGGCATTCAATTCCGATCAGTACTTCCAGGTTCTCAAGGCGAACCGGATCGCCCCCAAGGAGTTCGAGGCAAGCCAGAAAGACGAGCTAATGGTCAAGAAGGCCCAGGATCAGATCAAGGCCAGGGCCCAGGTCACCGACGAGGCGGCCCGGCAGTTCTTCAAGAAGAAGAACGACCGCATCAACCTCCGGTTTGCAGTCTTTTCCCCCGCAGAGGTACAAAGGGAGATCAAGCTTTCCGATCAGGAACTGACCGATTACCTGGCCAAAAACCAGAACGCGTTCAAAACCCAGGAACAGATAAGCATATCCTACGTTCTTGCAGACCCGGCCAAGGTGGCCGGAACCGTAACCGTCACCGAAGCGGACATCCAGTCCTGGTATCAGAAGAATATCGATCGCTATCAGGGCAAAGGGGGCATTCTCCCCCTTGCGGAAGTTAAAGAGCAGGTGAAGGCCGACGCGCTTCGGTTCCATGCGGGGCAGAAGGCTTACGAACTGGCCGCAGCATCCCTGAACAAAAACAAGGCAGCGGGGAATCTGGCCTCCGTGGCCCGCGAACTGGGTTCAGCCGTTACTGAAACGCAACTGTTCACCGCACAGAATCCCGCACCGGCGCTTGCCGGTGAAAAGGATCTGTTGACACGGGCATTTCTCCTCAAGCCGAACGAGCTGGCAGGCCCGGTGGAAACTTCAAAAGGGATTTACATCCTGAAACTCAAGGAGCGTAAACCTGCCGACGTCCCCCCCCTGTCCCAGATTCGCGCCAAAGTCGAAGAAAAAGCCAAAGCCGCGAAAGCTTTGGAACTGGCCAGGAAAAAGGCCGAAGACGCCCAGGCGAAGCTTGCCAAAGGGGACTCCGCCGGCCTGGCACTGAAAGAGACCGGAAGCTTTGCCTTCGATGCCAAGGGGAATATTCCCGTGGCGGGAATCTCCCCCGAACTTATGGAATCGGCCTTCGCGCTGACACCACAGGCTCCTTCTCCCAAAACTCCGGTTAAAATCGGCAACAGCTGGATCGCTTACAGCCTCAAGGAGCGTACCGAACTGAACGCTGCCGCCTTCCCTGCCGAGAAAGAGGGAATAAAGCGGGAACTTCTTCCGGTAAAGCAGGAGGAAGAACTTAAAAAGTGGCTCAGGGAATTGCGCGCAAAAGCAAAGATCGAGATAAATCCCGCCCTTCAGGAACAGTAG
- a CDS encoding rod shape-determining protein translates to MFDALFGLFSNDLAIDLGTANTLVYLKGKGIVVREPSVVAVQKMNSGQQKVLAVGMEAKKMLGRTPGSITAIRPMKDGVIADFDITEEMLRYFIHKVHNRKTLVRPRIVICVPSGITQVEKRAVKESAESAGAREVYLIEEPMAAAIGAGLPITEASGNMIVDIGGGTTEVAVISLAGIVYTKSVRVGGDKMDEAIVQYIKRKYNLLIGDRTAELIKIEIGEAYSLGDVRPMEVKGRDLVSGIPKTVVINSDEIREALSEPVNAIVDAVKICLERTPPELAADIVDKGIVLAGGGALLRNLDALLREETGLPVVTAEDPLSCVVLGSGKVLDELNLLRRVAVSS, encoded by the coding sequence ATATTTGATGCCCTCTTCGGGCTTTTCTCCAACGATTTGGCCATTGACCTCGGAACCGCCAATACCCTCGTCTACCTCAAGGGGAAGGGTATCGTGGTTCGCGAACCGTCGGTGGTGGCCGTCCAGAAGATGAACAGCGGCCAGCAGAAGGTTCTTGCCGTCGGCATGGAAGCCAAGAAGATGCTCGGCCGGACGCCGGGGAGCATTACCGCCATCCGCCCCATGAAAGACGGGGTCATCGCCGACTTCGATATTACCGAGGAGATGCTCCGCTACTTCATCCATAAGGTGCACAACCGCAAGACCCTGGTCCGTCCCCGCATCGTCATCTGCGTCCCGTCGGGCATCACCCAGGTGGAGAAACGGGCCGTGAAGGAATCGGCGGAGTCGGCCGGTGCCCGGGAAGTATACCTCATCGAGGAGCCCATGGCGGCTGCCATCGGAGCCGGGCTGCCGATTACCGAAGCTTCCGGCAACATGATCGTCGACATCGGCGGGGGCACCACCGAGGTGGCGGTTATCTCCCTGGCAGGCATCGTTTATACCAAAAGCGTACGGGTGGGTGGCGACAAGATGGACGAGGCCATCGTCCAGTACATCAAGCGCAAATATAACCTCCTCATCGGCGACCGCACCGCCGAGCTCATCAAGATCGAGATCGGCGAGGCCTATTCCCTGGGCGATGTGCGCCCCATGGAAGTGAAGGGACGCGACCTGGTTTCCGGCATCCCGAAAACGGTGGTGATAAATTCCGATGAGATTCGCGAGGCCCTGTCCGAGCCGGTCAATGCCATCGTGGATGCGGTTAAGATCTGTCTTGAGCGGACTCCCCCCGAACTGGCTGCCGATATCGTCGACAAGGGAATCGTCCTGGCGGGGGGCGGAGCGTTGTTGCGCAACCTGGACGCCCTCCTTCGCGAGGAGACCGGCCTGCCGGTCGTAACCGCAGAGGACCCGCTTTCCTGTGTCGTCCTCGGATCGGGTAAAGTACTCGACGAGTTGAACCTGCTCCGGCGGGTGGCCGTTTCTTCCTGA